From Mus musculus strain C57BL/6J chromosome 17, GRCm38.p6 C57BL/6J, the proteins below share one genomic window:
- the Fpr1 gene encoding fMet-Leu-Phe receptor codes for MDTNMSLLMNKSAVNLMNVSGSTQSVSAGYIVLDVFSYLIFAVTFVLGVLGNGLVIWVAGFRMKHTVTTISYLNLAIADFCFTSTLPFYIASMVMGGHWPFGWFMCKFIYTVIDINLFGSVFLIALIALDRCICVLHPVWAQNHRTVSLAKKVIIVPWICAFLLTLPVIIRLTTVPNSRLGPGKTACTFDFSPWTKDPVEKRKVAVTMLTVRGIIRFIIGFSTPMSIVAICYGLITTKIHRQGLIKSSRPLRVLSFVVAAFFLCWCPFQVVALISTIQVRERLKNMTPGIVTALKITSPLAFFNSCLNPMLYVFMGQDFRERLIHSLPASLERALTEDSAQTSDTGTNLGTNSTSLSENTLNAM; via the coding sequence ATGGACACCAACATGTCTCTCCTCATGAACAAGTCTGCAGTGAACCTCATGAATGTATCTGGGAGTACTCAATCAGTATCTGCTGGCTACATCGTTCTGGATGTCTTCTCATATTTGATCTTTGCCGTCACATTTGTCCTTGGGGTTCTGGGCAACGGGCTCGTGATCTGGGTGGCTGGTTTCCGCATGAAACACACTGTCACCACCATCTCTTACTTGAACTTGGCCATTGCTGACTTTTGCTTCACTTCCACTTTGCCATTTTACATTGCCAGCATGGTCATGGGAGGACATTGGCCATTTGGTTGGTTCATGTGCAAATTCATATATACTGTAATAGACATAAACCTATTTGGAAGTGTCTTCCTGATTGCCCTCATTGCACTGGACCGCTGTATTTGTGTTCTGCATCCAGTCTGGGCTCAGAACCACCGCACTGTGAGCCTAGCCAAGAAGGTAATCATCGTACCCTGGATTTGTGCATTTCTTCTTACATTGCCAGTTATCATTCGTTTGACCACAGTCCCTAATAGTAGACTTGGACCAGGGAAAACAGCCTGTACTTTCGACTTCTCCCCCTGGACCAAAGATCCTGTAGAGAAGAGGAAGGTGGCCGTCACCATGCTCACTGTCAGAGGAATCATCAGGTTCATCATTGGGTTCAGCACTCCCATGTCCATTGTTGCCATTTGCTATGGGTTAATAACCACTAAAATTCACAGGCAGGGCCTGATCAAATCCAGCCGTCCTTTGCGGGTTCTCTCCTTTGTTGTGGCTGCCTTTTTCCTCTGCTGGTGCCCATTTCAAGTAGTGGCCCTCATATCCACAATCCAAGTCCGTGAACGGTTGAAGAACATGACTCCAGGCATTGTAACTGCTTTGAAAATCACAAGCCCCTTGGCTTTCTTCAACAGCTGCCTCAATCCAATGCTTTATGTCTTTATGGGCCAGGACTTCAGAGAAAGACTAATCCACTCTTTACCTGCCAGCCTAGAGAGGGCCCTGACTGAGGACTCAGCTCAGACCAGTGATACAGGCACCAATTTGGGGACCAACTCTACTTCCCTTTCTGAAAACACTTTAAATGCAATGTAA